A genomic window from Ignavibacteria bacterium includes:
- a CDS encoding YIP1 family protein, producing MEENKSPENNTVETTELPAPQESISLGDAMAGIFTEPGETFEAVKRSAKRNYWLVPLLILIVVSILSSILVTRDEELVSEIKTQQREAMKKRFDEAVKEGKMTREAADEQLENTDKMFGGSMFVIFGIVGSVFGVLIIFFLKALIYWGGLKIFKGSAGYVDIMNVLGLTAIITAIQMVVDTVLAVLMGKLMMNIGPVLLVSKEAVGKDMFTLLANFDLINIWYLIIAGIGLAKVSNLKNSQTIPFVFILWIAWVLLSTYGPFSMFMGR from the coding sequence ATGGAAGAGAATAAATCACCTGAAAATAATACGGTTGAAACAACTGAGCTGCCGGCACCACAGGAAAGCATTTCGCTTGGAGATGCTATGGCGGGAATATTTACAGAACCCGGGGAAACATTTGAAGCTGTAAAACGTTCAGCAAAAAGGAATTATTGGCTTGTTCCCCTGCTGATACTTATTGTTGTGAGTATTCTTTCAAGTATTCTGGTGACACGCGATGAAGAGCTGGTTTCTGAGATAAAAACGCAGCAGCGTGAGGCTATGAAAAAACGGTTTGATGAAGCTGTTAAAGAAGGAAAAATGACCCGTGAAGCTGCAGATGAACAGCTTGAAAATACTGATAAAATGTTCGGCGGTTCTATGTTCGTAATTTTCGGAATAGTCGGCTCAGTTTTTGGTGTATTAATAATTTTCTTTTTAAAAGCATTGATATACTGGGGAGGACTGAAAATATTCAAGGGCTCAGCCGGTTATGTAGATATAATGAATGTATTGGGGCTAACAGCCATTATTACAGCCATACAGATGGTTGTTGATACAGTTCTTGCAGTATTAATGGGTAAGCTGATGATGAATATTGGACCGGTACTTCTTGTTTCAAAAGAAGCAGTTGGTAAAGATATGTTCACACTGCTTGCAAATTTTGACCTGATAAATATTTGGTATTTAATCATTGCGGGTATTGGACTTGCAAAAGTTTCAAACCTAAAAAATTCTCAGACAATACCTTTTGTATTTATTCTTTGGATAGCCTGGGTACTGCTTTCAACATACGGTCCCTTCAGTATGTTTATGGGAAGGTAG
- the dapB gene encoding 4-hydroxy-tetrahydrodipicolinate reductase, with protein MMINLALVGYGKMGKIIEEIAPKEEFTISGKYDVINPVKEHLNVNTDVAIEFSTPASVIENIEYLSSKGIDIVCGTTGWYNKADVVKDIIKKSGTGFIYASNFSIGVNIFFQIIKNAGKLIDKYPQYDISVSETHHTQKLDKPSGTSLRTAEYLTENINRKSAFASDSDSPAKNEINIRSHRITDVVGRHEVEFDSEADTITLVHNAKSRRGFAEGALIAAKFIKGKKGFYKFEDVFNELIK; from the coding sequence ATGATGATAAATCTAGCTTTGGTTGGTTACGGAAAAATGGGTAAAATAATAGAAGAAATTGCCCCGAAAGAAGAATTTACTATTTCAGGTAAATATGATGTAATAAATCCGGTGAAGGAACATCTAAATGTTAACACAGATGTAGCTATTGAATTTTCTACTCCGGCAAGCGTGATAGAGAACATTGAATATCTTTCATCAAAAGGTATAGATATTGTATGCGGCACAACCGGCTGGTACAACAAAGCAGATGTTGTTAAGGATATAATCAAAAAAAGCGGGACAGGCTTTATATATGCAAGCAATTTTTCAATTGGTGTGAATATATTTTTCCAGATAATAAAAAATGCCGGCAAACTGATAGACAAATATCCGCAATATGATATAAGTGTAAGTGAAACTCATCACACGCAAAAGCTGGATAAGCCAAGCGGAACAAGCTTAAGGACTGCAGAATATTTAACGGAAAATATAAACAGGAAGTCGGCATTTGCAAGTGATTCTGATTCCCCGGCAAAAAATGAGATCAATATAAGATCTCACAGGATAACCGATGTAGTTGGCAGGCATGAAGTGGAATTTGACAGCGAAGCTGATACTATTACTCTTGTTCACAATGCCAAATCAAGGCGGGGCTTTGCTGAAGGCGCTTTGATTGCGGCGAAATTCATAAAAGGCAAAAAAGGATTTTACAAGTTTGAAGATGTTTTTAATGAATTAATAAAATAA
- a CDS encoding aspartate kinase, with translation MNKKGTIVMKFGGTSVQDSDSIRNVINIVRNTSGRKVVVVSAISRATTTLEIIARAAAAKDVKEAEKQLEEIINRHHVIINELVKESSLKAAAAEKIINYHRQIAELIKGLSIINELSLRILDAFRVFGELMSSNVIYYAMLNEGLEVELINSQDVIKTNNDFSRAYPNFELSQINADRIVKPLLEKNKIVLAQGFMGSTEDGIPTTMGRESSDFSAAIYGSLTDADEIQIWTDVDGVLTCDPNIIPDALKLTEISFREMEELSNFGAKVLHKNSVKPALKKDIPIKILNSKNTASTGTTVNSQLKFNEHIKSVTYKKNIIVLRVKPKETLSQFIFWEMMLNILSKHKPQIDILLSSNNALIIVIAENAYTKIHYDELKNEFDEISECEIVKDKVLITLVGSDLNSIENFEQSVFMCNPGMKAESVIFGFNPHSFSILVNIDNCNTILKNLHKEFFENRASDSGLFEKIIKKEEKSIA, from the coding sequence ATGAACAAAAAAGGAACAATAGTAATGAAGTTCGGCGGAACTTCTGTCCAGGATAGCGATTCTATCAGGAATGTAATTAATATAGTAAGAAATACTTCCGGCAGGAAAGTTGTTGTAGTTTCAGCCATTTCCAGGGCTACAACAACCCTGGAAATTATTGCCAGAGCTGCTGCTGCCAAAGATGTTAAAGAAGCAGAAAAACAGCTTGAAGAAATTATTAACAGGCATCATGTAATTATTAATGAGCTGGTGAAAGAAAGCTCATTAAAAGCAGCAGCGGCAGAAAAGATAATAAATTATCACAGGCAAATAGCTGAGCTTATAAAAGGACTTTCAATTATAAACGAGCTTTCACTCAGAATACTTGATGCTTTCAGGGTTTTTGGCGAGCTTATGTCATCGAATGTTATATACTACGCAATGTTAAATGAAGGGCTTGAGGTTGAGCTTATAAACTCTCAGGATGTAATTAAGACCAACAATGATTTTTCGAGGGCGTACCCTAATTTTGAGCTTTCACAAATAAACGCCGATAGAATAGTGAAACCGCTGCTTGAAAAAAATAAAATTGTTCTGGCACAGGGATTTATGGGCTCGACAGAAGACGGTATTCCCACGACAATGGGAAGAGAAAGCTCTGATTTTTCGGCTGCAATTTACGGTTCTTTAACAGATGCTGATGAGATACAGATCTGGACAGATGTTGACGGGGTTTTGACGTGTGATCCGAACATTATTCCCGATGCATTAAAACTGACAGAAATATCATTCAGGGAAATGGAAGAACTTTCCAATTTCGGCGCAAAAGTACTTCATAAGAACTCCGTTAAACCCGCACTGAAAAAAGATATTCCAATAAAAATATTAAATTCTAAGAACACGGCTTCAACGGGAACCACAGTAAATTCTCAGCTAAAATTCAACGAGCACATAAAATCAGTTACCTACAAAAAAAACATTATAGTTCTCAGGGTCAAACCAAAGGAAACATTAAGCCAGTTCATTTTCTGGGAAATGATGCTCAACATACTTTCTAAACATAAGCCGCAAATTGATATTCTGCTTTCATCCAATAACGCATTGATAATTGTCATTGCCGAAAATGCTTATACAAAGATACATTATGATGAGCTGAAAAATGAGTTCGATGAAATTTCTGAGTGCGAGATTGTGAAAGATAAGGTACTGATAACACTGGTTGGGTCTGACCTGAATTCAATTGAGAACTTTGAACAAAGTGTATTTATGTGCAACCCGGGAATGAAAGCTGAATCGGTTATATTTGGCTTTAATCCGCATAGTTTTTCAATTTTAGTGAATATTGATAACTGCAATACAATATTGAAGAATCTGCACAAAGAATTTTTTGAAAACCGGGCTTCTGATTCAGGTTTATTTGAAAAAATCATAAAAAAAGAAGAAAAGAGTATTGCATGA
- the nadD gene encoding nicotinate-nucleotide adenylyltransferase — protein MKRIGIFGGTFDPVHNGHLIMAENVKDQMHLDEVMFIPSRIPPLKNSAAITGSEHRLNMLKLAIEGNDNFIINDIELKMPGEEPNYTVNTLLNLRESYSNDQVKFYLVIGMDQLINLHKWKDPGKLFALTEVVIINRPGYLIQQVENEYARRGIFVPVPNIDISATDIRYRIKEKRSIKYLVPSKVEDYIYENELYK, from the coding sequence ATGAAAAGAATAGGTATTTTCGGCGGAACCTTTGACCCGGTACATAACGGCCACTTGATCATGGCAGAAAATGTAAAAGACCAGATGCACCTGGATGAAGTTATGTTCATTCCATCCCGCATTCCTCCTCTTAAAAATTCAGCAGCAATAACAGGCAGTGAACACAGGTTAAATATGTTAAAACTGGCAATTGAAGGAAATGATAATTTTATTATAAATGATATTGAGCTTAAAATGCCCGGTGAAGAACCCAATTACACAGTAAACACTCTTTTAAATCTGCGTGAAAGCTATTCAAATGATCAGGTTAAATTTTACCTGGTTATAGGAATGGACCAGCTTATTAATCTTCATAAATGGAAAGACCCGGGTAAATTATTCGCTTTAACTGAAGTTGTAATAATAAACAGGCCGGGTTACCTTATTCAACAGGTAGAAAATGAATATGCAAGACGCGGAATTTTTGTCCCCGTTCCCAATATCGATATATCAGCAACCGATATACGATACAGGATAAAGGAAAAACGCTCAATAAAATACCTGGTACCTTCAAAAGTTGAAGATTACATATATGAAAATGAACTGTATAAATAA
- a CDS encoding glycosyltransferase family 4 protein, translating into MAKFKILQLIDGGFLGGGQTNVLSIAKYADKSIFDISIAAAGGGKFEEEVKKCITKFHPLELPKIMRTKYLKPLQELYDVNKYDLIHTHGGVAGFYGRILKKHNPELKCVHTIHGIHYINSGNLLRKKVSRSIEQYLVQFTDRTICETHNDFLTAVKNRIADRTKTDIIPNGINTGKFANLKKNTQLMKSLGLDENNFIVGNISRFDEQKNQKLILQTAYFLVKKYPRMRFIFVGDGKTLRNMQDLARESQLEDFVIFTGEQENLTDYYSIFDIFVFPSFWEGMPYVLLEAMASRLPIICSRLPNLLEVIKPDHSALTIDPRDMDDLFRKISALYQNADLRAEIAQNAMIDSTQYDVSETVPQIENIYSELLK; encoded by the coding sequence TTGGCAAAATTCAAGATATTACAGCTGATAGATGGCGGATTTTTAGGCGGCGGGCAGACGAATGTACTTTCTATCGCCAAATACGCAGATAAATCCATTTTTGATATTTCCATAGCTGCCGCAGGCGGCGGGAAATTTGAAGAGGAAGTCAAAAAATGTATTACAAAATTTCACCCTTTAGAACTTCCCAAAATAATGCGCACAAAATATCTGAAACCATTACAGGAACTGTACGATGTAAATAAATATGACCTTATTCATACACATGGCGGTGTTGCAGGATTTTACGGAAGGATATTAAAGAAGCATAACCCTGAACTGAAGTGCGTTCATACAATTCATGGCATACATTACATAAACAGCGGTAATTTACTGCGGAAGAAGGTATCCAGATCAATTGAACAATATCTTGTTCAGTTTACGGATAGAACTATATGCGAAACCCACAATGATTTTCTTACCGCTGTAAAGAACAGGATAGCTGACAGAACAAAAACCGATATTATTCCAAACGGAATAAATACAGGTAAATTTGCAAACCTGAAGAAAAACACTCAGCTCATGAAATCACTTGGGCTTGATGAAAACAATTTTATAGTTGGTAATATTTCCAGATTTGATGAACAAAAAAACCAGAAATTAATACTGCAAACAGCATACTTCCTTGTAAAAAAATACCCGCGGATGAGATTTATTTTCGTAGGTGACGGCAAAACCCTGAGAAACATGCAGGATCTAGCCCGCGAATCTCAATTAGAGGATTTTGTGATCTTTACCGGGGAACAGGAAAATCTGACAGATTATTATTCAATATTTGATATTTTTGTTTTTCCTTCATTTTGGGAAGGTATGCCGTATGTACTTCTTGAAGCGATGGCTTCAAGGTTGCCGATAATATGCAGCAGGCTGCCGAACCTGCTTGAAGTGATCAAGCCGGATCATTCAGCTTTGACAATTGATCCCAGGGATATGGATGACCTGTTCAGAAAAATTTCTGCTTTATATCAAAATGCTGACCTTAGGGCTGAGATCGCTCAAAATGCTATGATAGACTCAACACAATATGATGTTTCAGAAACTGTGCCGCAGATAGAAAATATTTATTCGGAGCTGTTAAAGTAA